The DNA region ATGGGAAGGTGTGCACCGtcggggcggtggcgcaggggGTCCTTCTCGAGCTGCGCAGCCTCTACCCTCTGTACTACGTGAAAAAGGACGGTGTTAAGTGGCGCCCCGCGTTGTCGActtcgacgacgacagccgcagcgacccCGCGTCGCTTCACGATCGTAGTGACTGTGCCCTCAGACGCACGATGGGAgtcagccgcggcagccgagaCGAGGAGCGCCAACGAGGAGGTGGCCCCGCAAACGACTGCCTCGATCGAGACGCCGTCAGTGGCACCTCCACAGGTGCCCATGCACGTCCAGGAAACGGTAGCGGCGACGGTACAGTACCTGCAGACTCGCTGCATGCGCCTCCACTCTGCTCCGCAGGTAGAACCGATCACGTTTGCCGTGATCGCCACGTCGAGCTCGCAGGATGGCGACAGCATAACGGAACCAGATCGCAGCGAGAACAGCGgccacgtcgctgctggcccCGGCGCTTCCGGTGGGGAAGATGGCTCGACGCGGATCAGCCCTCTTGAAGCCTACAAGCGGTATCTTGAGTCGCTCCCCTTCGTGGAATGCAAATCGATCCCCCCTGCCaatgcagctgcgcctccgttGTTGCCGGTGAGCAGCATCAACCCTGCCGCTGTCGGTGAAGCCGATAGGAtagagcagcggcagcagccggaagatggtgctgcggcgatgTGTGTTGAGGGCAGCGCTACAATGGCACCCGCGCCGCGAGGAGCAGCCTCCCCGGTGAGGGTCTGTATGCTCAAGGCCTCCAAAAAGAACCCGCTCCTCAGCCTCGATTCAGAGCCGGAAGTGGCACTCCCGCAGATTATAAAGCAGGTCGGGTCGCTGAAGCCGGAGGTGCTGGTCATGCCGAAGTCCCTGGTACCCGAGTccctgcagctggcgctgctaGCCACCAGCAACCCGCACTGCATTGTGCTCCCGTTCTGAGACACAGGGATGCTTCGCTGGCGGTCGTTGGTGTGGGACTATTGTTTGCCGCGTACGTGCGTCTGGCACGTCAGGTGTTGTCGCCTGTATTTTCTTTCGTCGCTCCAACGTGTTCgtttcgccgccgcggggcgCGTGAGCTCAaaccccccctccacacacactccACCACTACACAGCCGATCACACGCCCCCACCACATCGCgccgtgcgaagcagcccgAGACACGCGTTACAGCAATATGCCGACTCGGTCATCCAAGtacggcctctgcctcgaactctacccacccacccctcgccTCACAGTCGCTCCTCTCAACGTGCCGGGTGGGGTACGTTGCAGTCACGTTGAgacgctctgcccatcatatggatggcacaTGCATGTTCGCTGTTGCGAGTCTCTCCAGCGCAACACTATCCAGGACatggccgccgacatcagtcACCGTGCGTtgctctgacctcccctaCGTCGTAGGCACCTGACCGTGTCACCACCAAAGGTGGTTCGCCATTTGGCAGAGATAggggggctgcctggctgCCTCCCACACAGAGTGTGGATGTGCTGGACCGCGAGATAccacgcacggaggtgcCCTCCGTCATCCGGGTGCTGATGGCGTTGCGGGCGAAAAAGGGGGCTTCATGTAGTTAGCCCTATGTACATTCGAAGACACTGAGTGTCACGTGGCAGTCTCTGCATGGATGACCACACCACCTCttcgcatgtgtgtgtgtgtgtgtgtgtgtgtcgctgctgttcaGCACGTGGCACTCGGTTACGTTATTCGTACAGAACGAAAGAAGAATTTTTTTAAAAGGCGATGTGGCTTTGTTCTCTACCCGCTCTCCGTATCCATCCTGCGGCCGGGATGCAGGAGGGGTGGCGCGTGTCAggtgtctgtctgtgcagCACGAGCCCCCTCGAGGTGTGCCTCAGAGCTGCCTAGAGATGGAGagcgtgtgcgagtgtgcaCCAGGCATGCATGGTTTCTTTCTGATCCAGCCCGCCATGAAGCACAGCTCATGGCCGCCTCGACCCATATACAGCCGCATGCGCATCCCTCGCGCGTGGAGGTTGTTCCACACGGTGGGGTAGGGgcgccttttttctttctcctccaAATGCACACGCTGTCCCCCACCCCGCACTACTGCCCACGCTATACCACCTCCATATGCcaccttctctccctctcccacactcgcccctcccccccaccaccaccactcaccCACGCCGAGCAGCGAAGTGTTGcgacgtctctctctctcgttttcgCTTTGTATTTTTTatggtttttttttcggttttttcttgttttgcgTTTTGTGTTGCTTGGTCATTCCCCATTTTGTTGTGGTTTGTCCCACGCGCGCTCTTCGCCTCCCTTCCGCGGCGTGTTGATCGGCtaacgccgtcgccgtgacgccgccgtcgcacgcacacgcacacacacacgcgcacgcgcacacgtatAAGGGAAGAAACGCTTAACTTGTTCTTTGTGGGCGCTGCCTTTTTGATTTTGCTTTATATGTTGTGGTTGCTAGTGCTCGCGTTCTGTCTTGTGGCGACTTTTTGTGTTTGTTGTGAAGACGCTCCTTGCTTGATCACacgctcccctccctcgtccCTCTCGCTGGCTCCCTCTCTTTATCCCCCGACGTCCGCGCGTGTTCGCCAGTGACGTCGTCTTCTAGGCACCCCTAATCTTCGCCTTGGTTGTGGGCGATTCATTTTcgctttcctcctcttcgtgtgcgtgcgtgggtcCGCCTTCCACACGCGGTACACAAAGGCACTCGCACACGACGGAGCCGTGTACCCAAGCGCACACATACTCGCACGCAAGGcaggcccctccccctctctctgtatcatcactctctttctccgtcCCACGAACCTGgacataaacacacacacgtgtgcaccATCAGCTCCCAGCCCCCGAGCCCTCGGTCAGTGCCTCGTCCCTGTTCCCTTCACCTTCTCCTGCTGTGTGTCGCTGTATCACCAgcaagaagagggcgagcggGTGGCAGAGTAGTAAGTAAAGtaggcggaggcgcagcgcttcAACGACGGCCGCATTCTCcccacaccctcctccctctttctcctcttctttgtAGTGCATCCAAAGCAGACCATACAGTGTCGTCTATCCCAGCCCCatctgcgcacgcacgtagGCCCTCGTACGGAAGCCGGCACAACACTCCCTctgcctttcttttttttctcgtctccctctctcccccttctcccgcctctctcccgcctccAACCTTTGTACGCacgctctctcctcttgtCTTGCGAGTGTCTTCCTGTGTTTAGcgtatcttttttttttggttgtggcggtggtgtctACTGTTCGCCTTCCTCAACGCTCCTGTTCGCGTGTttagctgctgctgctgctgctgttgcttcCCGACTCGCACGCGCTATCCCGCTCTCCGTCGgactctccctcttttcttcttccacacacacacacatatatatacagcTCTCCCTTCTTCGTTTCACGTCCCTCTTTTCGACGGATTAGATCTTAGACTCGAACGCACCGTCACGACAActccagccgccgccgccgctgccctcctccctctcatatctctctccctccccttccttcccctcccccgacccTCGTGggccacacacgcgcagacacacagagagagaaacccTCCAACGTCTGCCGAATCGGATATaaggaagaaaagaaagcagcAGAGGAGCACACGTGTACGCGGCACGTCCGCTCCTGGTTGTCGTGGTTGTGGAGTCGTCTTCGCGTAGGCAGACGTGCACACGGGCAAAGGCAAACATCCAGGCACTACCGCcgcgctcgctcgctccctctcgtgcgtctctctcctctttcgtTGGCAGAGCGCCACCATCCCCCATCACCCCTTCCCCCGAAAACAAAGAGGCCAGCAGGGCAGCGAcagaaggcggagaggggcacgcacacacgcacgcccacacacacacaacgcacgGGCAGAAAGAAGAACCGCGCGCGTCAcattttgtttttttttgtttgtcttGATTGTTTCTGAGAGGCTCGCCTCGAGCGTCCCATCAAGCGTGCTCCTCCTCAGAAAACAATACGTCTGTCTGTGTTCTGTTCGCCGCGCACCCGCCTGCAGGCTCCGCCAGTACGTATACCGCTCAcctgctgcctcctccctcctccttctcctcctcctcctcctctgaCATCTCTATCTTTCTCGgtttttgtgtgcgcgcgcgcgttttcTTTAAAAGGAAACAAAATCATTTTTGTATGCGCACACGGAAGTGCAacgcgttgttgttgctcttGTTGTCATCATTGtggtacacacacacacacctcttcatccccctccccctcccttctcttgcttgcttcctctccttcatttttttgtttgttgttTTTACTCGTAGTGCGTCACTTCTTCCTCCGatcccacccacccactccacctcctccttccgATTTTCTCGACGCTCTTTGGACTGAGTAgactctctccctctctcttaccccccccccctccttcacTTTCAACAGCTCCTCACCGCTGCCAATCATGACGTCTGTTGCAGAATCCGTGGCACCAGGGAGTGCACTCGCGGCACTCGACCTCGACCCCGACCTCGGGtccgcagcagtggcgacggcgacggaaGACGCACCTGCTACGGAGGCAGctccaccaccagcacctgCTACGGTTCGGATTCACATCCCATATCAAGTCGAGTCCGGTGCCCCGCACCATTCCGACGTCTACCCGGCCTCAGCCGCAAAGACAAACGGCCACAGCAACGGGAGGTCGTCTGCaggcgcggccgctgcgactTCAAGCGGAAAGAACGCCAGCaatggcgccgctgcggcatccAAAGGCGCTTCGCCGTGGAAACCGCAGGGTCGATCGTCCCCGGCTTCGCGACGCGTGGCCACTGAATTGCAGGCCGCCCATAAGCACTTCTCTGCCCCCTCACCCGCTACCCGAACTCtgtcggcgcagctggagtcGCGCGTGCACTGGACGGCAGCTCCGGTGGAAAAGCCAAAGCTGTCGCGCCGGGTGCTCGTGGGTGCCGCAGGAGATCTAAcgggcaacggcagcgctaTGAAGAGCAGCTGTCctccgcgccagcgccgcacccGCTTTCTTGACCCCTCGACATCTGCggacggtgctgcagagaCCACCATGACCGCGCCTCAAcggcagcgcatgcagcggACGTCGCCAGCCCACCCGCCTGCTGCCAACGGTGCCTCCACCGTCGCTGGGCACGCGGCGTGGTATATGCACTCGATCCCAAAGCACATCCAGGCCATCCACACCTCTCCGCGGGCCCCCGCTACGGCAGAAAGCGCCTCCAACCAGCCTCATCAGCGCCACAGCGTGGTTGGTGCTGAAGCAGCATCCGCCGCATCCAAGAGCGCTGCGCTTGAACCAGTGCCTGTCTCCGCGTCCGCGTCTGCGTCTGCGACGGACGCGAGCTTCGAGCACTTGGCATCTTCTCCCTCCCATTCGtccatcaccatcaccgtGGGTAGTCCACAGTCGCAACGCCCTGACGTCGCCCCCGCCGAGCAGTCAAAGGTGAGGGGCGACGGAGGCAACGGCGTTTCACGCGAAGTGGTCGAGGTCGCCACACCCTCGGTGCTGATCCCAGCTTTCAAAACCGCCGACACAGCGGAAAACGCGAAGGCGTCGGCCGCCTCTGACGTGCTGCAGAAGGAAGCGATCATGACCGCCGAGATACACCGCGACAAGCACATCGTTATCTCCCGCCCCTCTTCCATCATGCACGTGGCCCGCATGACTGACCTAACGCGTCCGTCAGACGCGTACAAGGTGGCGCTCCACTCGTCACGCCCGTCCAACGCACTCGCCCGCCGCTCCCGCCAGCCGCGCAAGGTGCTGAACGTGTGCCTCACAAAGTACCCTCTCATCCGTAAGATTGCGGAAGAGATGGGCTTCGAGATGGAGACAACGGAAGACGAGCTGAACGAGTACAAGTTCAACCTCTGCTGGAGCGATACAGTGCTGTCCCTCATGAGGCTCGTGCGGCTGAGAAACTGGCAACGCACCAACCACTTCCCATCCATGTATCTGCTCTGCCGCAAGGGGCACCTGAGCACGACGCTGGGGAAGATGCGCCGCAAGCTGCCCTCGCACTTCGCCTACTACCCGCGCACGTGGTCGATGCGGAGCGAGCGGATGCAGTTCACGCAGTACATGACAGCCGTCCGTCAGCGTCGCATCCTCAAGTACTTCATCTTGAAGCCGAACTCTGGCTGCCAGGgccgcggcatcgtcgtGGCGCGCGAtccgctgacggcgctggacGAGCACATCCTCGACAACTACATTGTGCAGGAGTACGTGCACCGCCCCCTGCTGCTGGAAGGCAAGAAGTTCGATCTCCGTGTGTACGTGCTGCTCACCTCGATTCGTCATCCGTCCATCTTTCTCTTCAACGACGGTCTCGTGCGCATCTGCACAGAGCCGTATGAGACCCCGAACGAGGAGAACGTGAAGCAAGCCTGCAAACACCTCACAAACTACGCCGTGAACAAGAAGAGCTCGGAATTCGTCTTCAACACGAATGTCGAGCACATGGACGTCGGCAACAAGCGCAACTTCGGCTTCCTCAACCGCTGGCTCGCCGAGGGCGGCCACTCGCCGGACGTCTTCTGGAACGAGGTCGGCTTTATCGTCGTCAAGACAAtcctcgcggcgcagccgatCATTGCCAAGGTGTACGACTCGTGCTTTCCCACCGGCTTCAACGAGGGCTACTGCTGCTTCGAGGTACTCGGCTTCGACATCCTGATCGACAATAAGATGAAGCCGTGGCTCATGGAGGTCAATCACACCCCGTCCTTCGCCACCGAGACACCGCTGGATTACGAAATCAAGAGCAAGCTGATCTCGGAGGTATGGAGCATCATCGACTGTAAGGCCACCGATTACGAGAGGGACCGGCAGCGGGAGCGCGACGAGTTCGCGAAGCGCAATATGCCACCGTGGGCAAGCAACCACCCGCTCTACGGGAGCCAGCTCAAGAAGAATACctcgcgcggcgctggcgccgacAACTCGGACTCACCCGACCACAGCCCCGCGGCAACGGGCCGCGCGaacgcagaggaggagataCCGCCCTACGTGCATGCCCGCCGCGACTTTGAGGACACCAAGCTGAAGAATTTCAAGCGCATCTATCCGTCTCCCAACTCAGATGTGCAGCTCGTGTATGACACGATCCAGAGCCTGGCCACACTGGAGTCCGCTAATAGCCGCCTCTACTACaacagcaccgtcgccgcgccggtgccggtgccgatgtcgtcgccgccgccgtcgccgggcGTCCGCACGAGTTCCGCGCTGCCCTCCCGCGTTCGACCACCGTTGCTGGGTCCACTGCTGACAACCTCGCGTAACGGCAGCTCTAACGGTAGCCCCAGCACGGTCCTGCCGCCTCGCACGCCGGCCACATTGATGACGCCAAAcaccacctctgccgcgcaGGACTCTGGTGCCGCTGACACAACAACGCCCATAGGCACAATCCCTGCCGCACTCCTCGCCACCTCCGGCCAAACCGTCACAAGTCCCTCTGTTGCCGCGAACAACGCGTCGGCGCCCGCCGCCCCTTATGTCGCGCCAACTCCCTTGACCGGTCGCGAGGGCCAGCCTGCCCCCGCCACTATCTTCAAGCTAATGGAGAAAGACATACTgcgtcaccgtcgtcgctcATCGGACGctcgcagcggtgcggcggcgctgtcacACACGTCCAccacccgcagcagcaccacaccGTCAGAGAGCGGCGGGACAGCGACCtccacgccggcggccgctAAGTCGCCTCAtccgctgcgcgtgcacacgccgcaGCTCTCGCCCACCCACGTTAGAAAGAACTCGTTCGCCGAAAAGACGTCGTCCTCACCGCAGAAGGCGAGCGTCaaggcaacagcggcagatGGCACGGCAGCGAACAGGGCGAAGCCGCGCGTTGCTGAGGTGCATCGCCTCGTCACCGGGAGCTCACCCACAATTATAGCCATGACAATCAACGCTATCCCGGCGAGCCCCTCGGCAAACGATGGCACGCCGGCCTCGAACGCAACTGCGATGCCGGCCAGCGAGGCCCTGCAGATGAAGCCAATGGAGACGGACAAGCCGGACGATGAGGTGGCGTCGCTGTCTTGCACCGTTGCACCGCATCCCGCGGCCAACGGTCCCATCCATATCTCCAGCCGTCCTACCCCACGACAGAAGTTGCGGACGCCTTCACCGGTGACAACGCCGAACGGGGCTGGGCGACCGCGCGCGAACAGCCACGAGCTTTCTTCCATGACGTGCAAGTCCGTCTCGCTGAGCGACAGCATGCGTGACCTTGACCTTAGCGGCGAGGCGCACTCTGGCCGGAGGTCGCAAGACTGCGAGATGCACTCTATACTTCCGCACCAAGAGCCGACCGAGGAAGAGCTGGCGCGGCTGGCAACGCTGCAGGCGATGCTGGACtacgaggccgccgccgacccGCAGCcggacgatgacgatgatgacTACAACCTGACTGAGTgagagagcgacagaggGCGTCTCTCCGTCTGCGTTCGTGCGCGTGCCCAGGCGATCATCACTGCAGGATGAGTGACGAGGTTTATTGGGAAAGCTTAACGGTGATGCACACGCTCTCAGCAGAGTGCGTGTTCTTCTCTTTACGTcacgcgtgctgctgcctaTTGTTGTGCTTCCGTAACTCTTTGCGTGGGCGTAtgctggtgcggcggttCGAGTCGCAGCGAGCGACGCAGTATCACTACGTGAGAAACCAGAGAGGAAGCAGGTAGTGCAGCACAGCGGGCATATCTGTGTgtacggtgctgctgctccctctttctcccgtCCTcgatcaccaccacccttcCGCGCACAAACTTCTTTGTATCATTTATTTTCGTTGTTCGCAGGAACGTGTCTGTcttgcgtctctctctctctcgcccccgCCTCAGCTGCGGGAAaccctgcacacacacacatacacgcaggGGAAATTTGTGTGTTTAACAATAACGGatgggcagcgctgccacttCTCCGCGTCGTTAACGTTCGTtctccctccaccaccttttttttttgcatgGACAAGTCGCCTGTGCGCGCTTCTTTCTGTTGTTGGTCTCATTTTCTTCTtttgccctccctccccctcacccctcattgtgtaggtgtgtgtgtgtatgtgtaggtgggtgggtgggtgggtgcggcgtgcgcgctggTGCGTCCTTTTTCTATCTCGTAATGTGTGCTTTCCTATGCTAACTGCCTGTGTGCTtatgtgtttgtgttgcCTTGTTTGGGGGAACCCAGTGGCCTGTGTGGCCCACGCACCTCCCCCACCtcgccccacccccggcATCGTGAACGATAGCTGCCAGGATAGTGGAAGTCCGGTGATGATTTCAGTGGTGAGGCGGACGAGCTCCAGGACTCTGCCGCTATGTCGTTCATGTCTCTGTGTGATATGAGGCTTCTTATGTGGTTGTTGCTCTTTGTGGCTGTgatgggtgtgcgtgtgtgtggacgGCACTGTGTCGCTCTACGTCCATCTACTCCCATCCACCTCACGGACAACGCCGAAGTGCGCTTCCATGTGAGTGAGGGTGCggtggggtggagagggGCCTACTGCCGTAGGTGTACAGTGGCGTGGCGAAGCTCCGATGGCAGCCGCTGGCCCGCACCCCTCATGAAAGCCGTGCCCGCCCAAGAACTCACGCATGTGTAACGGGTACTTTTTTGCTGGCACGTGCACGTACGGgcacgcctcctccctcttcgccttccgcctgcagctctctcgctccctctctcggtTTCGTGCTTTCCATGCGCACACGACAAGCACGCTGTTCCCGTCATTGCCGTCCTTTGTCATGGcgtgtcgtggtggtggttttgacggcctcggcggcgtcggtgtcGCCCGTTGTGTGATGCCTCTTTTATGACACTGATTTCCTTCTGTAAGCTAAACAGACGAAAGACATGTAACCGCAAGGCGTGCTACAGCATGTGCTTCTTCTtccggtgtgtgtgggaaagggagggaaggggggtggcgcaggctgCCACGGTcccgcgtgtgcgtcagCCCCGTCGCGCACGACATGGTAAGAGACATAACGGGCGAGAAGGTGAAACGAACGGCATCACGAAGGATACGAAGGTGAACCTCTTCACCCTCTCCCTGGCCCCTCTTTCGCGCTCGTCGAGTCTGCAGAGGGTGACTTGAGCCATTCCGCCTCTTGACTCCGACTCACTTGACACCCCTGCACACAACCTCACCCCATCCGCTTTCGTGTCTTTCCCTTTTGGTCTTTGATCACCTGctcctcacgcacgcacgcacgcaggtgTTGCCCATCGACGTTTAAGTTGCACGCAGCGTCTCCGCCGTTGCATTCGACCATCATAACCCCAGGTACGGGAGAAGTGGCAGTAATACGcccacacgcatacgcagagAAGAGTCACCGTGTAGGATGCCTCCGAAGCGTCGCCTCGTCTCAaagtcgccgtcgtcgcggcagatggcggtggcgagtgcgccaagcaccgccaccaccaccaccaccaccaccgtctcgtcctcctccctccagTCTACAATGACGTCGCCAAAAGGCAAGCCGTCGCCGAAGCGTAGTGCGCCTGCTCCGACAACTGCAGCTCTTACCCCACGCACAGAGGAACGCACGGAGGgtgccaccagcagcgccagtgCGAGCGCGAGCAGCCACATCAGCTCCAGCTTCGATAGCCCCCGCGACGACACGGTGGTGTTCACTGGATACACAGCCGAGAGCAAACACAACGCACACGGCTACGAGCGCCTTCACGACATTATCCTGCAAGAcggcgacaccggcgccgacaGCGAGGATGGCAGGGCGAACGAGGATAATGTCATCCTCTTCCCACACGCCGAGGAGCTCGcgaacgccgctgccggtaTCAACGGTGATGACGACAACGGCCGTGTAGTACGTCTGGGGACGATACAGCACCTCGAAGAGTcggacagcagcgaggacgagccGACGCTGAACCGCGTCGGCGACATTCCGCTGGAGTGGTACAAGGATGAGGACCACATTGGCTACGACATCGAGGGTAAGAAGCTGATGAAGAAGGAGCGATCTgcgc from Leishmania infantum JPCM5 genome chromosome 11 includes:
- a CDS encoding tubulin-tyrsoine ligase-like protein encodes the protein MHSIPKHIQAIHTSPRAPATAESASNQPHQRHSVVGAEAASAASKSAALEPVPVSASASASATDASFEHLASSPSHSSITITVGSPQSQRPDVAPAEQSKVRGDGGNGVSREVVEVATPSVLIPAFKTADTAENAKASAASDVLQKEAIMTAEIHRDKHIVISRPSSIMHVARMTDLTRPSDAYKVALHSSRPSNALARRSRQPRKVLNVCLTKYPLIRKIAEEMGFEMETTEDELNEYKFNLCWSDTVLSLMRLVRLRNWQRTNHFPSMYLLCRKGHLSTTLGKMRRKLPSHFAYYPRTWSMRSERMQFTQYMTAVRQRRILKYFILKPNSGCQGRGIVVARDPLTALDEHILDNYIVQEYVHRPLLLEGKKFDLRVYVLLTSIRHPSIFLFNDGLVRICTEPYETPNEENVKQACKHLTNYAVNKKSSEFVFNTNVEHMDVGNKRNFGFLNRWLAEGGHSPDVFWNEVGFIVVKTILAAQPIIAKVYDSCFPTGFNEGYCCFEVLGFDILIDNKMKPWLMEVNHTPSFATETPLDYEIKSKLISEVWSIIDCKATDYERDRQRERDEFAKRNMPPWASNHPLYGSQLKKNTSRGAGADNSDSPDHSPAATGRANAEEEIPPYVHARRDFEDTKLKNFKRIYPSPNSDVQLVYDTIQSLATLESANSRLYYNSTVAAPVPVPMSSPPPSPGVRTSSALPSRVRPPLLGPLLTTSRNGSSNGSPSTVLPPRTPATLMTPNTTSAAQDSGAADTTTPIGTIPAALLATSGQTVTSPSVAANNASAPAAPYVAPTPLTGREGQPAPATIFKLMEKDILRHRRRSSDARSGAAALSHTSTTRSSTTPSESGGTATSTPAAAKSPHPLRVHTPQLSPTHVRKNSFAEKTSSSPQKASVKATAADGTAANRAKPRVAEVHRLVTGSSPTIIAMTINAIPASPSANDGTPASNATAMPASEALQMKPMETDKPDDEVASLSCTVAPHPAANGPIHISSRPTPRQKLRTPSPVTTPNGAGRPRANSHELSSMTCKSVSLSDSMRDLDLSGEAHSGRRSQDCEMHSILPHQEPTEEELARLATLQAMLDYEAAADPQPDDDDDDYNLTE